One window from the genome of Manis pentadactyla isolate mManPen7 chromosome 15, mManPen7.hap1, whole genome shotgun sequence encodes:
- the LOC130681088 gene encoding DPEP2 neighbor protein-like: MCDRIIYIQCNLSSVPWQGSAAVAATAASPSPTPGYHHVLYKGRGETQVSWHGETYCLVGAYRCYGDAPIPTPEKMEVEKPVSRRAPKRPSTNSFSDEELGCPPAKIQRLQPSPKKETPQKRAGRATARRKTRR, from the exons ATGTGTGACCGCATCATCTACATCCAGTGTAATTTATCCTCTGTGCCCTGGCAGGGCT cagcagcagtggcGGCAACAGCGGCTTCCCCATCCCCTACACCTGGGTACCACCACGTCCTCTACAAAGGGCGTGGTGAAACCCAGGTGAGCTGGCACGGGGAGACGTACTGCCTGGTTGGAGCCTACCGCTGCTATGGGGatgcacccattcccaccccaGAAAAG ATGGAAGTGGAGAAGCCGGTCTCCAGGCGGGCTCCCAAGAGACCTTCAACAAACTCGTTCTCAGATGAAGAACTAGGTTGCCCCCCGGCCAAAATTCAGCGGCTACAACCTAGTCCCAAGAAGGAGACGCCACAGAAGCGTGCTGGCAGAGCCACTGCTAGAAGGAAGACACGACGTTAA